The following coding sequences are from one Streptomyces dengpaensis window:
- a CDS encoding putative leader peptide, producing MVSHDVSDKTPGMLLVARLHVDLCRLQSAICTC from the coding sequence ATGGTTTCCCACGACGTGAGCGACAAGACGCCGGGCATGCTGCTCGTGGCGCGGCTGCACGTCGACCTGTGCAGGCTGCAGAGCGCCATCTGTACGTGCTGA
- a CDS encoding MBL fold metallo-hydrolase: protein MKLTVVGCSGSFPSAESACSSYLVEADGFRLLLDMGNGALGELQRHCGLYDLDAIFLSHLHADHCIDMLAYFVARYYRHEGGRCDPIPVYGPEGTEQRLTTAYADTPSASSMSEVFDFHTVKPGTFEIGAFTVHTERVSHPVEAYGIRVEHGGKSLTYSGDTGVTTALDELARDTDLFLCEAAFTHGKEDIPNLHLNGREAGESAARAGARRLLLTHIPPWTDPQINLADARAVYTGPAELAVPRRSYEV, encoded by the coding sequence ATGAAGCTCACCGTCGTCGGCTGCTCGGGGTCGTTCCCGTCCGCGGAATCGGCCTGCTCGAGCTACCTCGTAGAGGCCGACGGCTTCCGGCTGCTCCTCGACATGGGCAACGGCGCCCTGGGCGAGTTGCAGCGCCACTGCGGTCTCTACGACCTCGACGCGATCTTCCTCAGCCATCTGCACGCCGACCACTGCATCGACATGCTCGCCTATTTCGTGGCGCGCTACTACCGGCACGAAGGCGGCCGCTGCGACCCGATCCCGGTCTACGGCCCCGAAGGCACCGAACAGCGCCTGACCACGGCCTACGCCGACACCCCTTCCGCCTCCTCGATGAGCGAGGTCTTCGACTTTCACACGGTCAAGCCGGGCACGTTCGAGATCGGCGCGTTCACCGTGCACACGGAGCGGGTGAGTCACCCCGTGGAGGCGTACGGCATCCGCGTGGAGCACGGCGGAAAGTCGCTCACGTACTCCGGAGACACGGGCGTGACCACGGCCCTGGACGAACTCGCCCGCGACACGGACCTGTTCCTGTGCGAGGCCGCGTTCACCCACGGCAAGGAGGACATCCCGAACCTCCACCTCAACGGCCGCGAGGCAGGCGAGTCCGCCGCCCGCGCCGGCGCCCGCCGCCTGCTGCTCACCCACATCCCCCCGTGGACGGACCCCCAGATCAACCTGGCGGACGCCCGCGCGGTGTACACGGGGCCCGCGGAGCTGGCGGTGCCGCGGAGGTCGTACGAGGTCTAG
- a CDS encoding isochorismatase family protein, whose product MRRALIVVDVQNDFCEGGSLAVAGGADVAAAITELIGQAPAGYRHVVATRDLHIAPGGHFADNPDYVHSWPAHCVAGTEGVGFHPNFAPAVASGAVDAVFDKGAYAAAYSGFEGADENGVSLADWLRARHIDEVDVVGIATDHCVRATALDAAREGFRTHVLLDLTAGVAEETTERALEELRAAGVELTGKPVV is encoded by the coding sequence ATGCGCCGCGCCTTGATCGTCGTAGACGTGCAGAACGATTTCTGCGAGGGGGGCAGCCTCGCGGTGGCCGGGGGTGCCGATGTGGCCGCCGCGATCACGGAGCTGATCGGGCAGGCACCCGCCGGTTACCGCCATGTCGTCGCCACCCGGGACCTGCACATCGCTCCCGGGGGCCACTTCGCGGACAACCCCGACTACGTCCACTCCTGGCCCGCGCACTGCGTGGCCGGTACGGAGGGTGTGGGCTTCCATCCGAACTTCGCCCCGGCCGTCGCCTCCGGCGCGGTCGACGCCGTCTTCGACAAGGGCGCGTACGCGGCGGCGTACAGCGGCTTCGAGGGCGCTGACGAGAACGGTGTCTCGCTGGCCGACTGGCTGCGGGCCCGCCACATCGACGAGGTGGACGTGGTCGGCATCGCCACGGACCACTGCGTGCGCGCCACCGCACTGGACGCGGCGCGCGAGGGGTTCCGCACCCACGTCCTCCTCGACCTGACGGCGGGAGTGGCCGAGGAGACGACGGAGCGGGCCCTGGAGGAGCTGCGGGCGGCGGGCGTGGAGCTCACGGGCAAGCCTGTCGTCTAG
- a CDS encoding amino acid permease, producing MTSSQVGKHDQNRAGSEAVVGDAPEEGYERGLGSRQVQMIAIGGAIGVGLFLGAGANIAKAGPSLIFMYAIAGVIIFFIMRALGELLLYRPVSGSFAEYSREFLGPFFGYFTGWTYWLMWVVTGMAELTAAAIYVNYWFPSIPQWVTALVFLIVLFAANLISVKLFGEIEFWFSMVKVTALIGMIVVGLGVLTFGFSSAGDTAAVSNLWAFDGFFPKGIGSSLMTLQGVMFAYLAVELVGVTAGESENPEKTLPKAINTLPWRIALFYVGALTVILCVVKWTEFAPGVSPFVAAFAKIGIPAGAAIVNFVVLTAALSSCNSGMYSTGRMLRTLADNGEAPKVFSKLSKTKTPAFGITVSVLFMGIGVILNYIVPEKAFGYVVSVATAAGIWTWLMILVSHVLYRRAVDAGRLPASSFPAPGGSKCSYVAIAFLLFVTGLIAYDADSRICLYVMAGWAVLLGIGWAVLKSRNPEITERREPEFEKVG from the coding sequence ATGACCTCGTCGCAGGTCGGTAAGCACGACCAGAACCGTGCCGGCAGTGAGGCCGTGGTCGGCGACGCCCCCGAAGAGGGGTACGAGCGCGGGCTCGGCAGCCGCCAGGTTCAGATGATCGCCATCGGCGGCGCCATCGGCGTCGGCCTCTTCCTGGGAGCCGGGGCGAACATCGCCAAGGCCGGACCCAGCCTCATTTTCATGTACGCCATCGCGGGCGTGATCATCTTCTTCATCATGCGGGCGCTCGGCGAGCTCCTGCTCTACCGCCCCGTCTCGGGCTCCTTCGCGGAGTACTCCCGCGAGTTCCTCGGCCCGTTCTTCGGCTACTTCACCGGCTGGACGTACTGGCTGATGTGGGTGGTGACCGGCATGGCCGAGCTGACGGCCGCCGCGATCTACGTCAATTACTGGTTCCCGTCGATCCCGCAATGGGTCACGGCCCTGGTCTTCCTGATCGTTCTGTTCGCGGCCAACCTGATCTCGGTCAAGCTGTTCGGTGAGATCGAGTTCTGGTTCTCGATGGTCAAGGTGACGGCGCTGATCGGCATGATCGTGGTCGGTCTCGGCGTGCTCACCTTCGGCTTCAGCTCCGCCGGTGACACCGCCGCCGTGTCCAACCTCTGGGCTTTCGACGGCTTCTTCCCCAAGGGCATCGGCTCCTCGCTGATGACCCTGCAGGGCGTCATGTTCGCCTACCTCGCCGTCGAGCTCGTCGGCGTCACCGCGGGCGAGTCCGAGAACCCCGAGAAGACGCTCCCCAAGGCGATCAACACCCTGCCCTGGCGCATCGCGCTCTTCTACGTCGGTGCCCTCACGGTCATCCTCTGCGTCGTGAAGTGGACGGAGTTCGCACCAGGCGTCAGCCCGTTCGTCGCGGCCTTCGCGAAAATCGGCATCCCGGCGGGTGCGGCCATCGTCAACTTCGTCGTGCTGACCGCGGCCCTGTCGTCCTGTAACTCCGGCATGTACTCCACGGGCCGTATGCTCCGTACCCTCGCGGACAACGGCGAGGCCCCGAAGGTCTTCAGCAAGCTGTCGAAGACCAAGACCCCTGCCTTCGGCATCACCGTCTCCGTGCTCTTCATGGGCATCGGCGTGATCCTGAACTACATCGTCCCGGAGAAGGCCTTCGGCTACGTCGTCTCCGTCGCCACCGCGGCCGGCATCTGGACCTGGCTGATGATCCTGGTCAGCCACGTCCTCTACCGCCGCGCGGTCGACGCGGGTCGGCTGCCCGCTTCCTCGTTCCCCGCGCCGGGCGGCTCGAAGTGCAGCTACGTGGCCATCGCGTTCCTGCTCTTCGTCACCGGCCTCATCGCATACGACGCCGACTCTCGTATCTGCCTGTATGTGATGGCCGGATGGGCGGTCCTGCTCGGCATCGGCTGGGCCGTGCTGAAGTCGCGCAACCCGGAGATCACCGAGCGCCGCGAGCCGGAGTTCGAGAAGGTCGGCTGA
- a CDS encoding DUF2017 domain-containing protein, translated as MPGHFEPLPGGGAAVALDEVEISIIRSLAVQLLELIGPGPAENAPADPLAELFAEGPSEPPADPVLQRLFPDAYSAPAGEVTTAEEAEEQRAHSAEFRRFTENDLRAGKRENALAVIRSLDALTLGGDGGAVLKLTAEQSEQWLRALNDLRLAIGSRLDVVDEQDTDLLYRLPDEDPRKPMVMAYLWLGGLQETLVETLMP; from the coding sequence ATGCCAGGACACTTCGAACCGCTCCCCGGCGGCGGCGCGGCCGTCGCGCTCGACGAGGTCGAGATCTCCATCATCCGCTCCCTCGCCGTCCAGCTCCTGGAGCTCATCGGTCCCGGCCCCGCCGAGAACGCGCCCGCGGACCCGCTCGCCGAGCTGTTCGCGGAGGGCCCCAGCGAGCCGCCCGCCGACCCTGTGCTGCAACGTCTGTTCCCCGACGCGTACAGCGCCCCCGCCGGCGAGGTGACCACCGCCGAGGAGGCCGAGGAGCAGCGGGCGCACTCCGCGGAGTTCCGCCGCTTCACCGAGAACGACCTGCGCGCGGGCAAGCGCGAGAACGCCCTCGCGGTCATCCGCTCGCTCGATGCCCTGACGCTCGGCGGTGACGGCGGCGCCGTCCTCAAGCTGACCGCGGAACAGTCGGAGCAGTGGCTGCGCGCCCTCAACGACCTGCGCCTGGCGATCGGCTCCCGGCTCGACGTCGTCGACGAGCAGGACACCGACCTCCTCTACCGGCTCCCGGACGAGGATCCGCGCAAGCCGATGGTGATGGCGTATCTGTGGCTGGGCGGGCTCCAGGAGACGCTGGTCGAGACGCTGATGCCGTAG
- a CDS encoding immune inhibitor A domain-containing protein — MTSRPWTFRATAVGVALAAATATLSTFAVASADDAPSSAAVERHDPHPAGDHVDHDLDGPLSKTQAAQRQEALNQVISGDAQVKKRDGSQVVQLESTKGHSKYVELGREKTDKIFTILVEFGDQIDSKYGGTAGPLHNRIAQPDRSQDNSTAWQADYNQKHFQDLYFGTGKNVESMKKFYEKQSSGRYSVDGGVADWVKVPYNEARYGNNACGQTNCPSVWNVVSDGVTAWVAQQKAAGKTDAAIKAELAEFDLWDRYDFDGDGDFNEADGYIDHFQVVHAGEDESAGGGVQGEDAIWAHRWYAFGTDAGSTGPADNKLGGAQIGDTGIWVGDYTIQPENGGLGVFAHEYGHDLGLPDHYDTAGGENSTGFWTLMSSGSWLGTGKDSIGDLPGDFTAWDKLQLGWLNYDSAKAATESQHKLGVAEYNTRNKQALVVSLPDKAVTTEVVTPAQGSTQWWSGSGDNLKNTLTRSVDLTGKSSATLTLDGWYDIEAGYDYLYTEVSTDNGANWTPADGTVDGAAIPRDGGDKPALTGTVDGYKKLSFPLDAYAGKKIGLRFRYATDGGVAQKGFAADQIAVTADGSAVFSDDAESADAAWTATGFSRIGASFTKDYAQYYLAENRQYVSYDKTLKTGPYNFGFATTRPDWVEHYPYQNGLLIWKWDTSQADNNTSAHPGAGLVLPVDSHPAPLKWSDGRLMRNRIQAYDSPFSLYRTDGMTLHNADVATRIPSSKGVPVFNDHTSTYYDESNPRAGVKITDTNTKIKIVHEAIDGSTISLQVGPAVK; from the coding sequence GTGACCAGCAGACCATGGACGTTCAGAGCGACCGCGGTGGGCGTCGCTCTCGCGGCGGCCACCGCCACGCTCTCGACGTTCGCCGTGGCGAGTGCCGATGACGCACCGTCGTCGGCGGCCGTGGAGCGCCACGATCCGCACCCGGCCGGGGACCATGTCGATCACGACCTCGACGGCCCGCTCAGCAAGACCCAGGCCGCGCAGCGGCAGGAAGCCCTGAACCAGGTCATATCCGGTGACGCGCAGGTCAAGAAGCGCGACGGCTCGCAGGTCGTGCAGCTCGAGAGCACGAAGGGCCACAGCAAGTACGTGGAGCTGGGCCGCGAGAAGACCGACAAGATCTTCACGATCCTGGTCGAGTTCGGCGACCAGATCGACAGCAAGTACGGCGGCACGGCTGGCCCGCTGCACAACCGGATAGCCCAGCCGGACCGCAGCCAGGACAACAGTACGGCCTGGCAGGCGGATTACAACCAGAAGCACTTCCAGGACCTGTACTTCGGCACCGGCAAGAACGTCGAGTCGATGAAGAAGTTCTACGAGAAGCAGTCCTCGGGCCGCTACTCGGTCGACGGCGGGGTCGCCGACTGGGTCAAGGTCCCTTACAACGAGGCCCGTTACGGCAACAACGCATGCGGTCAGACCAACTGCCCGAGCGTGTGGAACGTCGTCAGCGACGGCGTCACCGCGTGGGTCGCCCAGCAGAAGGCGGCCGGGAAGACGGACGCGGCCATCAAGGCGGAGCTGGCCGAGTTCGACCTGTGGGACCGCTACGACTTCGACGGCGACGGCGACTTCAACGAGGCCGACGGCTACATCGACCACTTCCAGGTCGTGCACGCCGGCGAGGACGAGTCGGCCGGCGGCGGCGTACAGGGCGAGGACGCGATCTGGGCCCACCGCTGGTACGCGTTCGGCACCGACGCGGGCTCCACGGGCCCGGCGGACAACAAGCTCGGCGGCGCCCAGATCGGCGACACCGGCATCTGGGTCGGCGACTACACCATCCAGCCGGAGAACGGCGGACTCGGCGTCTTCGCCCACGAGTACGGCCACGACCTCGGCCTGCCGGACCACTACGACACCGCCGGCGGCGAGAACTCCACCGGCTTCTGGACGCTGATGTCCTCCGGCTCCTGGCTCGGCACCGGCAAGGACTCCATAGGCGATCTGCCCGGCGACTTCACCGCCTGGGACAAGCTCCAGCTCGGCTGGCTCAACTACGACTCGGCGAAGGCCGCGACGGAGTCGCAGCACAAGCTGGGTGTCGCCGAGTACAACACCAGGAACAAGCAGGCCCTCGTGGTCTCGCTGCCGGACAAGGCGGTCACCACCGAGGTCGTCACCCCGGCGCAGGGTTCCACCCAGTGGTGGAGCGGCAGCGGCGACAACCTCAAGAACACGCTGACCCGTTCCGTGGACCTCACGGGCAAGTCGTCGGCGACGCTGACCCTCGACGGCTGGTACGACATCGAGGCGGGCTACGACTACCTCTACACCGAGGTCTCGACCGACAACGGCGCCAACTGGACGCCGGCCGACGGCACGGTGGACGGCGCCGCCATCCCGCGCGACGGCGGCGACAAGCCCGCCCTCACCGGCACGGTCGACGGCTACAAGAAGCTGTCGTTCCCGCTCGACGCCTACGCGGGCAAGAAGATCGGCCTCCGTTTCCGCTACGCCACCGACGGCGGCGTGGCCCAGAAGGGCTTCGCGGCCGACCAGATCGCGGTGACCGCGGACGGTTCGGCGGTGTTCTCCGACGACGCCGAGAGCGCGGACGCGGCGTGGACGGCCACCGGCTTCTCCCGCATCGGCGCGTCCTTCACCAAGGACTACGCGCAGTACTACCTCGCGGAGAACCGCCAGTACGTGTCCTACGACAAGACGCTGAAGACCGGCCCGTACAACTTCGGCTTCGCGACGACCCGTCCGGACTGGGTGGAGCACTACCCGTACCAGAACGGCCTGTTGATCTGGAAGTGGGACACCTCCCAGGCGGACAACAACACCAGCGCCCACCCCGGCGCCGGTCTCGTCCTCCCGGTCGACTCGCACCCGGCGCCGCTGAAGTGGTCCGACGGCAGGCTGATGCGTAACCGCATCCAGGCGTACGACTCGCCGTTCAGCCTCTACCGCACGGACGGCATGACGCTGCACAACGCGGATGTCGCGACCAGGATCCCGTCGTCGAAGGGCGTGCCGGTCTTCAACGACCACACCAGCACCTACTACGACGAGAGCAACCCGCGGGCCGGTGTCAAGATCACTGACACCAACACCAAGATCAAGATCGTGCACGAGGCCATCGATGGCTCGACGATCTCGCTCCAGGTTGGCCCCGCGGTGAAGTAG
- the clpS gene encoding ATP-dependent Clp protease adapter ClpS, with protein MGGVTAPAPLEIEKTESAEEASAVPEPDVPWVTIVHNDPVNLMSYVTYVFQTYFGYTKDKATKLMLDVHHKGRAVVSSGTREEMERDVQAMHGYGLWATLQQDRK; from the coding sequence ATGGGCGGTGTGACGGCTCCCGCACCCCTAGAGATCGAAAAGACCGAGTCGGCGGAGGAGGCCTCCGCCGTACCCGAGCCCGACGTCCCCTGGGTGACGATCGTCCACAACGACCCGGTCAACCTCATGAGCTACGTGACGTATGTCTTCCAGACGTACTTCGGCTACACCAAGGACAAGGCCACCAAGCTCATGCTCGACGTCCATCACAAGGGCCGGGCGGTCGTCTCCAGCGGGACGCGCGAGGAGATGGAACGCGACGTACAGGCCATGCACGGCTACGGTCTGTGGGCCACCCTTCAGCAGGACCGGAAATAG
- a CDS encoding MoaD/ThiS family protein yields MAIEVRIPTILRTYTDGQKAVEGAGETLAELFADLDTRHTGIQARIVDEGQLRRFVNVYLNDEDVRFLDGINTKLTDGDNVTILPAVAGGMA; encoded by the coding sequence ATGGCCATCGAGGTCCGCATCCCCACGATCCTTCGCACCTACACCGACGGTCAGAAGGCCGTCGAGGGAGCCGGGGAGACCCTCGCCGAGCTGTTCGCCGACCTCGACACCCGCCATACGGGCATCCAGGCTCGCATCGTCGACGAAGGCCAGCTGCGCCGCTTCGTCAACGTCTACCTGAACGACGAGGACGTCCGCTTCCTCGACGGCATCAACACCAAGCTGACCGACGGCGACAACGTCACGATCCTGCCGGCCGTCGCCGGCGGCATGGCCTGA
- a CDS encoding nicotinate phosphoribosyltransferase: protein MNTADDLGLPVDVPSTALFTDHYELTMLQAALAAGTADRRSVFEVFTRRLPEGRRYGVVAGTGRVLDAVENFRFDADVLGFLRERRVVDEPTLEWLASYRFTGDIWGYPEGEVYFPGSPIVRVEGSFAQCVLLETVILSILNHDSAIAAAASRMSSAAGNRPLVEMGARRTHELSAVAAARAAYVGGFATTSDLAAGFRYGIPTVGTSAHAFTLLHDRERDAFQAQVTSLGRGTTLLVDTYDVAEAVRTAVEVAGADLGAVRIDSGDLLLVAHRVRQQLDELGATKTKIIVTSDLDEYAIASLAAAPVDSYGVGTQLVTGSGHPTCSMVYKLVARAESADPKAPLVPVAKKSTGGKTSIGGRKWAARRLDEHGVAEAEVIGTGPVPGGLADRQLLAELVKGGQVVAREPLDVVRDRHAAARANLPLSATQLSRGEPVIPTEYV, encoded by the coding sequence ATGAACACAGCGGACGACCTTGGGCTGCCGGTGGACGTTCCCTCGACGGCGCTCTTCACTGATCACTACGAGTTGACGATGCTGCAGGCCGCCCTCGCGGCAGGCACCGCCGACCGGCGCTCGGTCTTCGAGGTCTTCACCCGCCGGCTGCCGGAGGGGCGGCGGTACGGCGTCGTGGCCGGCACCGGGCGGGTACTGGACGCCGTCGAGAACTTCCGCTTCGACGCGGACGTACTCGGCTTTCTGCGCGAGCGCCGGGTCGTCGACGAGCCGACCCTGGAGTGGCTCGCCTCGTACCGGTTCACGGGCGACATCTGGGGCTACCCCGAGGGCGAGGTGTACTTCCCGGGCTCGCCGATCGTGCGGGTCGAGGGGTCCTTCGCGCAGTGCGTGCTGCTGGAGACCGTGATCCTGTCGATCCTCAACCACGACTCGGCGATCGCGGCCGCCGCCTCCCGGATGTCCTCCGCCGCGGGCAACCGGCCGCTGGTCGAGATGGGTGCCCGGCGCACACACGAGCTGTCCGCGGTCGCCGCCGCGCGGGCCGCGTACGTCGGCGGGTTCGCGACCACCTCCGACCTGGCCGCCGGTTTCCGCTACGGGATTCCGACCGTGGGTACGTCCGCGCACGCCTTCACCCTGCTGCACGACCGCGAGCGGGACGCCTTCCAGGCCCAGGTGACCTCGCTCGGCCGGGGCACGACGCTGCTCGTGGACACGTACGACGTCGCCGAGGCGGTCCGGACGGCCGTCGAGGTCGCCGGGGCCGACCTCGGCGCGGTCCGCATCGACTCCGGTGACCTGCTGCTCGTCGCGCACCGGGTGCGGCAGCAGCTGGACGAGCTGGGCGCGACCAAGACGAAGATCATCGTGACCTCGGACCTGGACGAGTACGCGATCGCCTCCCTGGCGGCGGCGCCCGTGGACTCGTACGGCGTCGGCACCCAGCTGGTGACGGGATCCGGCCATCCCACCTGCTCCATGGTCTACAAGCTGGTCGCCCGCGCCGAGTCGGCGGACCCGAAGGCTCCGCTGGTGCCCGTGGCCAAGAAGTCCACCGGGGGCAAGACGTCCATCGGCGGGCGCAAGTGGGCCGCGCGGCGCCTCGACGAGCACGGGGTCGCCGAGGCCGAGGTGATCGGCACCGGTCCCGTCCCCGGTGGGCTGGCCGACCGGCAGCTCCTGGCCGAGCTCGTCAAGGGCGGCCAGGTCGTCGCCCGCGAGCCCCTCGACGTCGTACGCGACCGGCACGCGGCGGCCCGTGCCAACCTGCCGCTGTCGGCCACCCAGCTCTCGCGCGGGGAGCCGGTGATTCCTACGGAGTACGTCTGA
- a CDS encoding Mov34/MPN/PAD-1 family protein has product MLTITQALFDQIVAHARQDHPDEACGVVAGPVGEGRPERFIPMLNAARSPTFYEFDSGDLLKLYREMDDRDEEPVVIYHSHTATEAYPSRTDISYANEPGAHYVLVSTADGDGAGPFQFRSYRIVEGEVTEEEIKVVEAY; this is encoded by the coding sequence ATGCTGACCATCACCCAGGCCCTGTTCGACCAGATCGTCGCCCACGCGCGTCAGGACCACCCCGACGAGGCGTGCGGCGTGGTCGCCGGCCCGGTGGGCGAAGGCCGCCCCGAGCGCTTCATCCCGATGCTGAACGCCGCCCGCTCGCCCACGTTCTACGAGTTCGACTCCGGCGACCTGCTGAAGCTGTACCGGGAGATGGACGACCGCGACGAGGAACCGGTCGTCATCTACCACTCCCACACGGCGACCGAGGCGTACCCCTCCCGCACGGACATCTCCTACGCGAACGAGCCCGGCGCGCACTACGTCCTGGTCTCGACGGCGGACGGGGACGGCGCGGGCCCCTTCCAGTTCCGCTCGTACCGGATCGTGGAGGGTGAGGTGACGGAGGAGGAGATCAAGGTCGTAGAGGCGTACTGA
- a CDS encoding PLP-dependent cysteine synthase family protein yields MRYDSPLAAVGNTPLVCLPRLSPSADVRIWAKLEDRNPTGSVKDRPALHMIEQAEKDGRLTPGCTILEPTSGNTGISLAMAAKLKGYRMVCVMPENTSQERRDLLAMWGAEIISSPAAGGSNTAVRVAKELSAEHPDWVMLYQYGNPDNAGAHYATTGPEILADLPSITHFVAGLGTTGTLMGVGRYLREQKPDIKIVAAEPRYDDLVYGLRNLDEGFVPELYDASVLTSRFSVGSADAVTRTRELLQQEGIFAGVSTGAALHAAIGVGNKAVKAGEPADIVFIVADGGWKYLSTGVYTAATTEAAIETLQGQLWA; encoded by the coding sequence ATGCGCTACGACTCCCCGCTCGCCGCGGTGGGCAACACCCCTCTGGTGTGCCTGCCGCGGCTCTCGCCGTCCGCGGACGTCCGCATCTGGGCGAAGCTGGAGGACCGCAACCCGACCGGCTCCGTCAAGGACCGCCCCGCCCTGCACATGATCGAACAGGCGGAGAAGGACGGCCGGCTGACGCCCGGCTGCACGATCCTGGAGCCGACGTCCGGCAACACCGGCATCTCCCTCGCCATGGCCGCGAAGCTCAAGGGCTACCGCATGGTGTGCGTAATGCCCGAGAACACCTCGCAGGAACGCCGTGACCTGCTCGCCATGTGGGGCGCGGAGATCATCTCCAGCCCCGCCGCGGGCGGCTCCAACACCGCCGTACGCGTGGCCAAGGAGCTGTCGGCCGAGCACCCGGACTGGGTGATGCTCTACCAGTACGGCAACCCGGACAACGCGGGCGCGCACTACGCGACGACCGGGCCCGAGATCCTCGCCGACCTCCCCTCGATCACCCACTTCGTGGCGGGGCTCGGCACCACCGGCACCCTGATGGGCGTCGGCCGCTACCTCCGCGAGCAGAAGCCCGACATCAAGATCGTCGCCGCGGAGCCGCGCTACGACGACCTGGTGTACGGCCTGCGCAACCTCGACGAGGGCTTCGTCCCGGAGCTGTACGACGCGTCCGTCCTGACGTCCCGTTTCTCGGTCGGCTCGGCGGACGCGGTCACCCGCACCCGGGAACTCCTCCAGCAGGAGGGCATCTTCGCGGGCGTCTCCACGGGGGCCGCCCTGCACGCCGCGATCGGCGTCGGCAACAAGGCGGTCAAGGCGGGCGAACCCGCCGACATCGTCTTCATCGTCGCCGACGGCGGCTGGAAGTACCTCTCGACCGGCGTCTACACGGCCGCCACGACAGAGGCGGCGATCGAGACGCTGCAGGGACAGCTCTGGGCGTGA
- a CDS encoding type II toxin-antitoxin system PemK/MazF family toxin, whose protein sequence is MDTSWWLALAAVVLLALVAVLVDGWGRLGRRPGGRLRPPGRVGVRRRGAPRPRAAEIWWANVPYEAGGRPGAKERPCLVLAVRGNLATVAKITSKYHDERAGVIPLPPGAVGDAHGRASFLETDELREVAVWDFRRRVGVVDPVLWDQVRHLAG, encoded by the coding sequence ATGGACACGTCCTGGTGGCTCGCGCTGGCGGCGGTGGTGCTGCTCGCGTTGGTCGCCGTGCTGGTGGACGGCTGGGGGCGCCTGGGGCGCCGGCCGGGCGGGCGACTGCGTCCACCAGGGCGGGTGGGGGTGCGGCGGCGGGGGGCGCCTCGGCCGCGGGCCGCGGAGATCTGGTGGGCGAACGTTCCCTACGAGGCCGGGGGGCGGCCGGGGGCCAAGGAACGGCCCTGTCTGGTGCTGGCCGTGCGGGGGAATCTTGCCACCGTCGCGAAGATCACCAGCAAGTACCACGATGAGCGGGCCGGGGTGATTCCGTTGCCGCCGGGAGCCGTGGGGGATGCCCATGGGCGGGCCAGCTTCCTTGAGACGGATGAGCTGCGGGAGGTTGCTGTGTGGGACTTCCGCCGGAGGGTGGGGGTGGTGGATCCGGTGTTGTGGGATCAGGTGCGGCATCTGGCGGGCTGA
- a CDS encoding RDD family protein, giving the protein MSSEPPPPDSGRPPDEDPFKKQPPPAEGGGSPYDSGPPPPSGGSPYGGQPPPNGGEQPPPSGGGGGPYGPGGPYGGDPLAGMPPLADSGKRVLARILDMILVGIVVWLLSWAFGFRQYYTTDAERMDFADSFGIEVVAAVLYIAYDTILMSRSGQTLGKKLFNLRVANLENGSTPSVQTMLVRAAVLWLPFAFCCACIWTAISGGWSFFDKPYKQGLHDKAAKTVVVSTSSVSTG; this is encoded by the coding sequence ATGAGCAGCGAACCGCCGCCCCCCGACTCCGGCCGGCCCCCGGACGAAGACCCGTTCAAGAAGCAGCCGCCACCTGCCGAGGGCGGCGGTTCCCCGTACGACAGTGGCCCGCCGCCTCCGAGCGGCGGCTCGCCGTACGGCGGCCAGCCCCCGCCGAACGGCGGTGAGCAGCCGCCCCCCTCCGGAGGAGGTGGCGGTCCCTACGGCCCCGGCGGCCCCTACGGCGGCGATCCGCTCGCCGGTATGCCGCCGCTCGCCGACAGCGGCAAGCGGGTGCTGGCGAGGATCCTCGACATGATCCTGGTGGGCATCGTGGTGTGGCTGCTGTCGTGGGCGTTCGGCTTCCGCCAGTACTACACGACGGACGCGGAGAGGATGGACTTCGCCGACTCCTTCGGCATCGAAGTGGTCGCCGCCGTCCTCTACATCGCGTACGACACCATCTTGATGAGCAGGTCGGGACAGACGCTCGGCAAGAAGCTGTTCAATCTGCGGGTGGCCAATCTCGAAAACGGCTCCACGCCCTCGGTGCAGACGATGCTGGTCCGCGCGGCGGTCCTGTGGCTGCCGTTCGCGTTCTGCTGCGCGTGTATCTGGACCGCGATCTCGGGCGGTTGGAGCTTCTTCGACAAGCCCTACAAACAGGGGCTGCACGACAAGGCGGCCAAGACGGTGGTGGTCAGCACCAGTTCAGTCAGCACCGGTTGA